tagtcattaacattgtgtttaaatttcattgatttctatttacttaaactaaagttattgtgcgaaaaccaagaataatgcttatttgggcccttttttggcccctaattcctaaactgttgaaaccaaaactcccaaaatcaatcccaaccgttcttttgtggtcataaaccttgtgtgaaaatttcatagatttctattcacttaaactaaagttatagtgcgaaaaccaagaaaatgcttatttgggccctttttggcccctaattcctaaaatgttgggaccaaaactcccaaaatcaataccaaccttccttttgtggtcataaaccttgtgttaaaatttcatagatttccattcacttttactaaagttagagtgcgaaaactaaaagtattcggacgacgacgacgcagacgacgacaacgtgatagcaatatacgacgaaaaatttttcaaattttgcggttgtataaaaaccaaatggtgattttttttagcaTTAATATCTTTTAATGTCAGTCTATAATTTCTTTAATTACAGGGTCAGAATTAAGTAATAATACTTACAGAAGTCCATAATTGTTTTCCTAAGAAACCTGTAGCTactgttgataattttttattagcaccatatttacattttatatatccATATAAATTAGCTCCGTTCATTGCTGTTCCAACTAAAACTATcatctataaaaaatatttatgaggTTAATATGTGGTtcttactatacatgtatattgaaaattAGATACAAAAATTCAGTAATTATTACGATTTTTGAGGAATGGACAAAAATGCCATATTTATTAACGGTAGAGAGATTTCAGGAAGATTTTGCATAGAGATATATATACCAGGTATTAGATGTTAGAatgtgagttcttattattgAAATACTCACCAAGTCTCATTATTCCCAATGATAAAATCCTCAGAATAGTTTCTGTTTTTACAGCaatttattctttcatttttcaAGTAAGGTTTGCACAGAATTCGGATTGAactttgattcaaaattttatgagtTGTCATTGTTTCTTAAATCTTGTTGCTAAGAATTTATAGAAAAGTAAATGGATAATGTGTCTTTTGGACAAAGATGATCCCCATGTTcgcatataaagttataaaaggacataactcaagaatggtAAAAGCAATGCAACCCAAATTCAAACCTAATCTATGCTTTGTGGTATTAAGCTTTGTGTATCAGTTTCaaacatttggttgatgcaaactaaaGTTGGAGAATAGCAAATTATTTTGGGACATACGATAGGGATAACACATAAAAATCACTGTTAGCACATTTTTTGGGAAAATAAACTCCAGATCCAAATTTCCAGTTACCCTTCAACACAACCTCCACAAATCAATAATTTTAAAAGGCTCACAAATAAGACTAAGTAAACAGTTGATTCAATCTGTATTTTTAActtaatgtatatttttaaaaaaagtgtgtCAGGAGATAGACAATACCCACTAtaaagacatacatgtatcattacaTAGATACTAAAattctataataaaataaaatacttacCAGCCATGCAAAACGCAGTCGTAATAATGTTGAGAATATTAAGAATATCCATATAATTTCACAAGCAACTAACGATAACCAAAATATTCTAGCTTCAACTACAGTAACCTTTTTCTTGTGTGCCCCCtgaaatatattacaatgttacaaCATTAATATTTGTTGTTTACATTTGCAATGCCAATAATAAACTACTGTGGCTCTCTATAATGAAGATGATCACTGTAAGATTTTTCACCATCATTGTGTTTTcataaataattatatgtataAGACCCACAATTTCGGGGTACAATGTAATATATCAGGGTCTTGAGTTGgtacagaataaaaaaataaaggccAAATAGttctttataaattgtaaaaaaaatataagaatagaAAGATAagcaaaaaacataaaataaagcaTGATAAGTAGATGCTGAAATACAAAGAACAGAGAagggtattaaaaaaaaagacaaaaaatggtaaataaaagttaaagaataaagaaatgaagTACACTCTATCAAGACCCTCATATACATTGAATACAAACAAAATTGTACAGAAATGtgaaaacatgtatataaatcaaattaagacagtaaaattttttaaatgattgattCATCCAAATATGCTGGAAAAAAAAATCTcccaaactacatgtatattcttaAATAGGTGTTTCTGGCAACAATTTTTTACTCTTATTTTAATGAATCTGAAGATGTTTCTTAGTAAACACGCTATACAGCTATACATGATCTCTTTCAGCATATGCTATACTGTTAATAGTATTATATCAATTGTCAGCATGTGTGagttttgtaaattttgtcaAATCTGAAGTTACATTCATTGAATTTTAGcacaattttgacatttcaattttACAAATTGAACTAAAACTATCAAACTTGTCTGTTTTCCtgtataatacatttgtaatatatatgcaacaGATATGTACCTTTCTTGCTTCATACACCCAATTACTTTTACCATCATCATCGACATAATTCCACCATCTCAGCCCAACCAATAATCTACctaaaaaatgaatgaaacacATGACCCATTATCAAAATACAAAGACATATATTTCTGCAAATTGATAAAAGAACAGTGCTCAAATGTCACAAACAGATGCACATAACTCAtgaatttttttctcattttttaaaatttttctttttcttatgtcaaagagacaacaacccgaccaaagagcagtttctataaaaaaaaaattcattttttctgatagAAGAATCATTTAAGAAGGAAATGAGTGTCTTTGTAAGGTATAAAGTCACatagaaatattttaattattctttttaGAGAAGGGTATG
This genomic window from Mytilus galloprovincialis chromosome 9, xbMytGall1.hap1.1, whole genome shotgun sequence contains:
- the LOC143046079 gene encoding putative Golgi apparatus membrane protein-like protein CG5021; the protein is MDKGDDIALNFGEEDELDRRQKFKHPLAVFFHMFFRSAAIVLYFMCDFFIDSFVTSFVMIVIMLSMDFWTVKNVTGRLLVGLRWWNYVDDDGKSNWVYEARKGAHKKKVTVVEARIFWLSLVACEIIWIFLIFSTLLRLRFAWLMIVLVGTAMNGANLYGYIKCKYGANKKLSTVATGFLGKQLWTSMLSMGKSETQNQTQQ